From the genome of Rhizophagus irregularis chromosome 29, complete sequence, one region includes:
- a CDS encoding uncharacterized protein (SECRETED:cutsite_ILS-DI; SECRETED:prob_0.3386); SECRETED:SignalP(1-14): protein MSLIITLLLCTILSDININFIAETEHKRKVKEAHLQASSNVILTERRADVQLVTSQIQEDSRNSGGNKSSTIMTRSSSTKEKNN from the exons ATGTCATTAATAAt TACGTTATTATTATGTACAATTTTAtctgatattaatataaattttatagctGAAACTGAACACAAGAGAAAAGTTAAAGAAGCTCATTTACAAG CATCTTCAAATGTAATTCTTACTGAAAGAAGAGCTGATGTTCAATTAGTAACTTCACAAATACAAGAGGATTCAAGAAATTctg gaGGCAATAAAAGTTCAACTATAATGACGAGATCAAGttcaacaaaagaaaaaaacaactaA